A stretch of Vigna angularis cultivar LongXiaoDou No.4 chromosome 4, ASM1680809v1, whole genome shotgun sequence DNA encodes these proteins:
- the LOC108331883 gene encoding ABC transporter F family member 5 isoform X1, whose amino-acid sequence MDLAAKLHLLDLTGAVILDARKPTVLRHLPPRVTTRANTNNTNISTNLIYTNRFSSPLRPNSASSSGLTTVTVDEDIESLFSETSSEEPRRRGKQQSSGASGVSSGVKFENVGKAYKGVTVLKDVSWEVKKGEKVGLVGVNGAGKTTQMRIIAGLEEPDYGNVIKAKPNMKIAFLNQEFEVSLSRTVREEFMSAFKEEMEVAGKLERVQKALEGAVNDLDLMGRLLDEFDLLQRRAQSVDLDEVDAKINKLVPELGFSPEDSDRLVASFSGGWQMRMCLGKILLQEPDLLLLDEPTNHLDLDTIEWLEEYLNQQDVPMVIISHDRAFLDQLCTKIVETDMGVSRTFEGNYSQYVISKAAWIEAQYAAWEKQQKEIEHTRDLIGRLSAGANSGRASSAGKKLERLQEEELVEKPFERKQMKIRFPERGKSGRSVVTIRNLEFGFEDKPLFKKANLTIERGEKIAIIGPNGCGKSSLLKLIMGLEKPTGGEVLLGEHNVLPNYFEQNQAEALDLDKTVLETVEEAAEDWRIDDIKGLLGRCNFKSDMLDRKVSLLSGGEKARLAFCKFMVKPSTLLVLDEPTNHLDIPSKEMLEEAISEYEGTVITVSHDRYFIKQIVNRVIEIKDGTIQDYAGDYDYYLEKNLDAMERELEREAELDSKAPKVKAKSKMSKAEKEARKKQKMQAFQAAKQKSKGVKNSKRWN is encoded by the exons ATGGACTTGGCCGCGAAGCTTCACCTCTTAGACCTCACCGGCGCGGTCATCTTGGATGCACGAAAGCCCACCGTGCTACGCCACCTTCCGCCACGCGTCACCACCAGAGCGAACACCAACAACACTAACATCAGCACCAATCTAATTTACACCAACCGCTTCTCGAGCCCATTGCGGCCCAATTCCGCTTCCTCTTCGGGCCTGACAACTGTAACAGTCGACGAAGATATCGAGTCTCTCTTCTCCGAAACCTCCTCGGAGGAGCCGCGGCGCAGAGGGAAGCAGCAGAGTAGCGGCGCGTCGGGCGTGTCGTCGGGGGTGAAGTTTGAAAACGTGGGGAAGGCGTACAAGGGCGTGACAGTGTTGAAGGACGTGAGTTGGGAGGTGAAGAAGGGGGAGAAGGTGGGTTTGGTTGGCGTGAACGGAGCGGGCAAGACGACGCAGATGAGGATTATCGCGGGATTGGAGGAGCCGGATTATGGGAACGTCATAAAGGCTAAGCCGAACATGAAAATCGCGTTTCTGAATCAGGAGTTCGAGGTGTCGCTGAGCAGGACAGTGAGGGAGGAGTTCATGAGCGCGTTCAAGGAGGAAATGGAGGTGGCGGGGAAATTGGAGAGGGTCCAGAAGGCGCTCGAGGGTGCTGTCAACGATTTGGACTTGATGGGAAGGCTTTTGGATGAGTTTGATTTGCTTCAGCGGAGGGCTCAGTCTGTGGACCTCGATGAGGTTGACGCGAAAATAAATAAGTTGGTGCCTGAACTTGGCTTTTCTCCCGAGGATTCTGATAGGTTGGTTGCGTCTTTCAGTGGAGGCTGGCAGATGAGAATGTGTCTTGGAAAGATTCTACTCCAG GAGCCTGATTTATTGCTGTTAGATGAGCCCACAAATCACCTTGATCTTGACACCATTGAGTGGCTTGAGGAGTATCTTAACCAGCAGGATGTGCCAATGGTTATCATTTCCCATGACCGAGCTTTCCTTGATCAACTGTGTACAAAAATTGTGGAAACTGACATGGGTGTGTCAAGGACGTTTGAGGGAAATTATTCGCAGTATGTAATTTCAAAAGCAGCATGGATTGAAGCACAGTATGCTGCTTGGGAGAAGCAGCAGAAAGAAATTGAGCATACAAGAGACTTGATAGGTAGATTAAGTGCTGGAGCAAATTCTGGCCGTGCTTCATCTGCTGGGAAG AAGCTGGAGAGACTCCAGGAAGAGGAACTGGTGGAGAAGCCATTTGAACGCAAACAGATGAAAATCAGGTTCCCTGAGCGCGGAAAGAGTGGAAGATCTGTTGTAACAATTAGGAACTTGGAATTTGGCTTTGAGGATAAG CCACTTTTCAAAAAGGCAAATCTTACAATTGAAAGGGGAGAAAAAATTGCgattattggtccaaatggttGTGGCAAGAGTTCTTTACTGAAATTGATTATGGGTTTGGAAAAGCCAACTGGGGGTGAAGTTTTGCTTGGGGAGCATAATGTGTTACCTAACTATTTTGAGCAGAATCAG GCTGAGGCGCTTGATCTAGACAAGACAGTGCTTGAGACAGTAGAGGAAGCAGCAGAGGACTGGAGGATTGACGATATTAAAGGACTTCTTGGGCGTTGTAATTTTAAATCTGATATGCTTGACCGAAAAGTTTCACTATTGAGTGGTGGTGAGAAG GCACGGCTGGCTTTTTGCAAGTTCATGGTTAAACCATCAACTCTGCTTGTGTTGGATGAACCCACCAATCACTTGGATATACCTTCTAAAGAAATGCTTGAG GAGGCAATAAGTGAATACGAGGGCACCGTTATCACAGTATCTCATGACAGATACTTCATAAAGCAAATAGTTAACAGGGTCATAGAAATTAAAGATGGCACTATACAGGATTATGCAGGTGATTACGAT TATTATTTAGAGAAGAATCTCGATGCTATGGAAAGAGAACTTGAACGTGAGGCAGAGCTTGATAGCAAAGCTCCTAAAGTGAAAGCCAAATCCAAGATGTCGAAG GCTGAGAAAGAAGCACGGAAGAAGCAAAAAATGCAGGCGTTTCAGGCCGCAAAACAGAAGTCTAAAGGTGTGAAAAATTCGAAGAGATGGAATTGA
- the LOC108331883 gene encoding ABC transporter F family member 5 isoform X2, with translation MDLAAKLHLLDLTGAVILDARKPTVLRHLPPRVTTRANTNNTNISTNLIYTNRFSSPLRPNSASSSGLTTVTVDEDIESLFSETSSEEPRRRGKQQSSGASGVSSGVKFENVGKAYKGVTVLKDVSWEVKKGEKVGLVGVNGAGKTTQMRIIAGLEEPDYGNVIKAKPNMKIAFLNQEFEVSLSRTVREEFMSAFKEEMEVAGKLERVQKALEGAVNDLDLMGRLLDEFDLLQRRAQSVDLDEVDAKINKLVPELGFSPEDSDRLVASFSGGWQMRMCLGKILLQEPDLLLLDEPTNHLDLDTIEWLEEYLNQQDVPMVIISHDRAFLDQLCTKIVETDMGVSRTFEGNYSQYVISKAAWIEAQYAAWEKQQKEIEHTRDLIGRLSAGANSGRASSAGKKLERLQEEELVEKPFERKQMKIRFPERGKSGRSVVTIRNLEFGFEDKPLFKKANLTIERGEKIAIIGPNGCGKSSLLKLIMGLEKPTGGEVLLGEHNVLPNYFEQNQAEALDLDKTVLETVEEAAEDWRIDDIKGLLGRCNFKSDMLDRKVSLLSGGEKARLAFCKFMVKPSTLLVLDEPTNHLDIPSKEMLEEAISEYEGTVITVSHDRYFIKQIVNRVIEIKDGTIQDYAGDYDSFSLQVE, from the exons ATGGACTTGGCCGCGAAGCTTCACCTCTTAGACCTCACCGGCGCGGTCATCTTGGATGCACGAAAGCCCACCGTGCTACGCCACCTTCCGCCACGCGTCACCACCAGAGCGAACACCAACAACACTAACATCAGCACCAATCTAATTTACACCAACCGCTTCTCGAGCCCATTGCGGCCCAATTCCGCTTCCTCTTCGGGCCTGACAACTGTAACAGTCGACGAAGATATCGAGTCTCTCTTCTCCGAAACCTCCTCGGAGGAGCCGCGGCGCAGAGGGAAGCAGCAGAGTAGCGGCGCGTCGGGCGTGTCGTCGGGGGTGAAGTTTGAAAACGTGGGGAAGGCGTACAAGGGCGTGACAGTGTTGAAGGACGTGAGTTGGGAGGTGAAGAAGGGGGAGAAGGTGGGTTTGGTTGGCGTGAACGGAGCGGGCAAGACGACGCAGATGAGGATTATCGCGGGATTGGAGGAGCCGGATTATGGGAACGTCATAAAGGCTAAGCCGAACATGAAAATCGCGTTTCTGAATCAGGAGTTCGAGGTGTCGCTGAGCAGGACAGTGAGGGAGGAGTTCATGAGCGCGTTCAAGGAGGAAATGGAGGTGGCGGGGAAATTGGAGAGGGTCCAGAAGGCGCTCGAGGGTGCTGTCAACGATTTGGACTTGATGGGAAGGCTTTTGGATGAGTTTGATTTGCTTCAGCGGAGGGCTCAGTCTGTGGACCTCGATGAGGTTGACGCGAAAATAAATAAGTTGGTGCCTGAACTTGGCTTTTCTCCCGAGGATTCTGATAGGTTGGTTGCGTCTTTCAGTGGAGGCTGGCAGATGAGAATGTGTCTTGGAAAGATTCTACTCCAG GAGCCTGATTTATTGCTGTTAGATGAGCCCACAAATCACCTTGATCTTGACACCATTGAGTGGCTTGAGGAGTATCTTAACCAGCAGGATGTGCCAATGGTTATCATTTCCCATGACCGAGCTTTCCTTGATCAACTGTGTACAAAAATTGTGGAAACTGACATGGGTGTGTCAAGGACGTTTGAGGGAAATTATTCGCAGTATGTAATTTCAAAAGCAGCATGGATTGAAGCACAGTATGCTGCTTGGGAGAAGCAGCAGAAAGAAATTGAGCATACAAGAGACTTGATAGGTAGATTAAGTGCTGGAGCAAATTCTGGCCGTGCTTCATCTGCTGGGAAG AAGCTGGAGAGACTCCAGGAAGAGGAACTGGTGGAGAAGCCATTTGAACGCAAACAGATGAAAATCAGGTTCCCTGAGCGCGGAAAGAGTGGAAGATCTGTTGTAACAATTAGGAACTTGGAATTTGGCTTTGAGGATAAG CCACTTTTCAAAAAGGCAAATCTTACAATTGAAAGGGGAGAAAAAATTGCgattattggtccaaatggttGTGGCAAGAGTTCTTTACTGAAATTGATTATGGGTTTGGAAAAGCCAACTGGGGGTGAAGTTTTGCTTGGGGAGCATAATGTGTTACCTAACTATTTTGAGCAGAATCAG GCTGAGGCGCTTGATCTAGACAAGACAGTGCTTGAGACAGTAGAGGAAGCAGCAGAGGACTGGAGGATTGACGATATTAAAGGACTTCTTGGGCGTTGTAATTTTAAATCTGATATGCTTGACCGAAAAGTTTCACTATTGAGTGGTGGTGAGAAG GCACGGCTGGCTTTTTGCAAGTTCATGGTTAAACCATCAACTCTGCTTGTGTTGGATGAACCCACCAATCACTTGGATATACCTTCTAAAGAAATGCTTGAG GAGGCAATAAGTGAATACGAGGGCACCGTTATCACAGTATCTCATGACAGATACTTCATAAAGCAAATAGTTAACAGGGTCATAGAAATTAAAGATGGCACTATACAGGATTATGCAGGTGATTACGAT TCCTTCTCCCTTCAAGTGGAATGA